From the Ferrigenium kumadai genome, one window contains:
- a CDS encoding peptidylprolyl isomerase, with protein sequence MVKLHTNLGTITLQLDAEKAPLSVKNFLEYVNSGFYDGTIFHRVMDNFMIQGGGFEPGMKQKPTNAPVKNEAANGLKNENYTIAMARTSDPHSATAQFFINVRNNDFLDYPGQDGWGYAVFGKVVEGKEVVDAIKKVKTGNSGFHQNVPKEDVVITKAEVVQ encoded by the coding sequence CACCCTGCAACTGGATGCCGAAAAAGCCCCGCTCAGCGTCAAGAACTTCCTCGAATACGTGAACAGCGGCTTCTACGACGGCACCATCTTCCACCGCGTGATGGACAACTTCATGATTCAGGGCGGCGGTTTCGAGCCCGGCATGAAGCAGAAGCCGACCAACGCGCCGGTCAAGAACGAAGCGGCCAACGGCCTGAAGAACGAGAACTACACCATCGCCATGGCGCGCACCAGCGACCCGCATTCCGCCACCGCGCAGTTCTTCATCAACGTGCGCAACAACGACTTCCTCGACTATCCCGGCCAGGACGGCTGGGGCTATGCCGTGTTCGGCAAGGTGGTCGAGGGCAAGGAAGTCGTGGACGCGATCAAGAAGGTCAAGACCGGCAACAGCGGCTTCCACCAGAACGTGCCGAAGGAAGACGTCGTCATCACCAAGGCTGAAGTAGTCCAGTAA
- a CDS encoding UDP-2,3-diacylglucosamine diphosphatase: protein MPHSLFISDLHLGADQPQSMAVFRRFASGIAPQAEALYILGDLFEYWAGDDDLHDPFHQQVIAALRGIAERGTKVFLMHGNRDLLMGQALAQACHATLLGDPALIDLYGTPTLLSHGDTLCTSDTEYQRYRAQVHDADFQRQFLARPLAERKAYIEQLRAHSKAEKQHKASAIMDVNIDAVAALLREYRYPRLIHGHTHRPNRHEHIVDGHRCERWVLADWHREGSALHCDANGCRSLDILPE from the coding sequence ATGCCCCACTCCCTGTTCATCTCCGACCTGCATCTCGGTGCAGACCAGCCGCAAAGCATGGCGGTGTTCCGGCGTTTCGCCTCCGGCATCGCGCCGCAGGCGGAGGCGCTGTACATCCTCGGCGACCTGTTCGAATACTGGGCGGGAGACGACGACCTGCATGACCCGTTCCACCAGCAGGTGATCGCCGCCCTGCGCGGCATCGCGGAACGCGGCACCAAGGTATTTCTTATGCACGGCAACCGCGACCTGCTGATGGGGCAGGCACTGGCGCAGGCTTGCCACGCCACGCTGCTGGGCGACCCGGCACTGATCGACCTGTATGGCACCCCCACGCTGCTCAGCCACGGCGACACGCTATGCACCAGCGATACCGAATACCAGCGCTACCGCGCGCAGGTGCACGATGCCGATTTCCAGCGCCAGTTCCTCGCCCGGCCGCTGGCCGAACGCAAGGCCTACATCGAGCAGTTGCGTGCGCACAGCAAGGCCGAGAAGCAACATAAGGCCAGCGCGATCATGGACGTGAATATCGATGCCGTCGCCGCCCTGCTGCGCGAGTACCGCTACCCGCGCCTGATCCACGGCCACACCCATCGCCCCAATCGGCACGAACACATCGTGGACGGACACCGCTGCGAACGCTGGGTGCTGGCCGACTGGCACCGGGAAGGCTCGGCGTTGCACTGTGACGCGAACGGCTGCCGTTCCCTGGATATCCTGCCGGAGTAA
- the tpx gene encoding thiol peroxidase, which yields MNQVSNDASVTLKGAPVTVRGSFPKVGQVAPAFLLVDKDLKDVSLKDFAGKRKVLDIVPSLDTSPCSITARKFNQAATGLRNTVVLVISADLPFASSRFCSAEGLQNIVTLSLMRGREFLHDYGVQIADTPMSGLAARAVVVLDENDRVLHAELVSEITHEPNYDAALAVLK from the coding sequence ATGAACCAGGTTTCAAACGATGCCTCAGTCACCCTCAAGGGCGCGCCGGTCACGGTGCGCGGCAGTTTTCCCAAGGTCGGACAGGTCGCGCCCGCGTTCTTGCTGGTGGACAAGGACCTGAAGGATGTTTCGCTGAAGGACTTTGCGGGCAAGCGCAAGGTGCTGGACATCGTGCCCAGCCTCGACACTTCCCCGTGCTCCATCACCGCGCGCAAATTCAATCAGGCCGCGACCGGGCTGCGCAACACCGTGGTGCTGGTGATCTCCGCAGACCTGCCGTTCGCATCGAGCCGTTTCTGTTCCGCCGAGGGATTGCAGAACATCGTCACGCTGTCGCTGATGCGCGGACGCGAATTCCTGCACGACTACGGTGTGCAGATCGCTGATACTCCGATGAGTGGGCTGGCCGCACGCGCGGTGGTGGTGCTGGATGAGAACGACCGCGTGCTGCATGCCGAGCTGGTGAGCGAGATCACCCACGAGCCGAATTACGATGCAGCACTGGCCGTTTTGAAATGA